The DNA region ATTTGGTACTTTGGTTGCTATATATATACGTCGTTATTAATTCTTCTACTTCTTTTTAAATGCAGGGTTGTGATGCTTCGATTCTTCTTGATCAAACTTCTACTATTAATAGTGAAAAGACTTCTCGTGCTAATAACAATTCAGCTAGAGGATTTGAGGtgattgataaaattaaatcagAGGTTGATAAAGTTTGTGGACGTCCAGTTGTATCTTGTGCTGACATCTTAGCTGTTGCAGCTCGTGACTCTGTAGTTGCTGTACGTATTATTACTACTCCCTTATTATCTTAAAATAACTATATACTTCTCTAgcttaattatgaatttgtttCTTAACATGATATTTTTACATGAACAGCTACATGGACCAAGTTGGAAAGTGAAACTCGGAAGAAGAGACTCGACTACAGCAAGTAGAACCGCGGCGAACGACAATATTCCGACTCCGTTTATGGACTTAGCTGCACTTATCAAAAACTTCAAGAAGCAAGGTTTGGATGAGGAAGACCTCGTTGCTCTCTCCGGTTCCCATACACTAGGGTTTGCTCAATGTTTCACCTTCAGGAATCGCATTTACAATGAGACTAACATTGATCCCACCTTTAGAAGACAACGCCAAGCAAATTGTCCACGTAGTGGAGGTGATTCCAATCTTGCTCCACTTGATCCAACACCAGCTCTTTTCGACTCAAAATATTTTAGTGACTTAAGGTCCAAGAAAGGGCTTTTACATTCTGATCAAGCACTATTTAGTGGAGGAAAGACCGATGATCTTGTTGAGAAATATAGTAAAAACTTAGGAATGTTTTCGAAAGATTTTGCTGAGTCTATGATTAAGATGGGTGATATCAAGCCATTGACCGGAAAGCGAGGCCAAATTCGTGTCAACTGCAGGAAGGTGAACTAATTAACAAGTGCTGATGAAATAATTGTTTGAagaatttgtttattttcaattgtaagtgtgattttttaaaaaattaatacgCTATCGCCTAAATGTACATGTTGTATTTCATCAGAAAGGTGGAAACACAAGAGGGACCGAACCATACCTCCAAAATAATTCGGAGTCAAGCTctccaaaaaaattgtaattgtGATGTTTGCTAGTTTGGATTCTTTTTGTCATTTCTTATAACAAGTCAGTTTTGTATCTTGTTATTTCATTTGGGGTTCACTATTGTTAGAATGTATACATCCACTATACGTCaacggaccaggtcccttgactcaGATGGAACAGTAACTTAAATAAAAGCATTAAAATAAATGACACAATCAGTTTACGTGGAAATcccttgctcaagggaggaTAAAACCATGACCTGCACTCACAGgatctcaactcaactccatTATCATCAAGGAGCAAAGATTCAGATTACAATCTCTTGCAATCTAAGAATTTAACTCTAAATCCCTTCCCCCTCACTTTAGCAACTCTATTACTAACAAGTTTCAAAGCAACAACTTTGTTGCCCACTAAATCAATTAACCCTAATCGATCTAGACTTCACTAACTCACCATAACTAACTCTAGCTACAACACAGATTCAATGTTAAAGACACTAACTGATTTGATTCCTTTATAACACAAGAATAGATCTACAAGAATAAGTTCCGAAATATAAACCTACAACAACTAAGAACAATGAAAACTCTAGATCTATTAGGTCTCTTGTTGTTCTTGAGGAGAATATTTCTGGACGGAATGGCTTTTGCTATGTTTTGAACTTTCAGAATGCAAAAACTAAGGTTGTGTCCGTTGATATGAAGCTTATATGTAATGAACACAAAACACTAGAAGCAATGTTACTGGCCAACGACCCTACCACTCTACACCAGACGCGCACCACCTCCTACAGATGACAGAGTGTGCAAAGTACTTTTTTCAGTTGTCCTTTTCTCGTATAGGAGCACCATTCTCACATGAGATTTGATCCCCTTATCAGATCCCATtgtttgtcaaatcatcaaaactaaataataatactatctttaaaattgtttgacaaatatattataacacaaataaattatttacataagttataaaaaaaaaaaaagttttgtcCCCTTTCTCTTTGATTTATATATACCTTTTACCTTCTAATTTACGAGGTAAGAGTTCAAATCAAATCCCTTGCTACCCAAggcaaatttaatttaaaaagaaaaaaaaaggaatagcTATTCTTAACTACTCTCAGAGTGACTTGTATAACAAATTTGTACAGTCAATATACATTATATACGAGTTAAATCCTTTTAAATGTACTGTTGTTCATAAAGGGAGAAGTAGCTTGCTGCAATTTTCTttgtagaaaatatatttatttattttttattaaaatat from Solanum stenotomum isolate F172 unplaced genomic scaffold, ASM1918654v1 scaffold5749, whole genome shotgun sequence includes:
- the LOC125852804 gene encoding cationic peroxidase 1-like, with the translated sequence MASRSFLFIYVLVMFSLAGMAFSDLSDDFYHHICPKALPTIKRVVEDAVRKERRMGASLLRLHFHDCFVNGCDASILLDQTSTINSEKTSRANNNSARGFEVIDKIKSEVDKVCGRPVVSCADILAVAARDSVVALHGPSWKVKLGRRDSTTASRTAANDNIPTPFMDLAALIKNFKKQGLDEEDLVALSGSHTLGFAQCFTFRNRIYNETNIDPTFRRQRQANCPRSGGDSNLAPLDPTPALFDSKYFSDLRSKKGLLHSDQALFSGGKTDDLVEKYSKNLGMFSKDFAESMIKMGDIKPLTGKRGQIRVNCRKVN